In a genomic window of Lycium ferocissimum isolate CSIRO_LF1 chromosome 9, AGI_CSIRO_Lferr_CH_V1, whole genome shotgun sequence:
- the LOC132031583 gene encoding uncharacterized protein LOC132031583 codes for MSNLSKLEFVTALDISGKNYLSWVLDAETHLDAKGLGATITQGNAASSQDKAKDIIFLRHHLDEGLKVEYLTVKDLLELWTGLRKRITSQLKLCGEDVKDEDMLEKTLTTFHASNLVLQQQYRERGFKKHADLISCFLVAEQHNTLLLKNHETHPPGTAPFPEANVVAVNDQFQTRQNI; via the exons ATGTCGAATTTGTCAAAGCTTGAGTTTGTGACAGCACTTGATATCTCCGGAAAAAATTACCTCTCATGGGTGCTCGATGCTGAAACTCACCTAGATGCTAAAGGTCTTGGTGCTACTATTACCCAAGGTAATGCAGCATCGAGTCAGGACAAAGCGAAGGATATCATTTTCCTTCGTCATCATCTGGATGAAGGATTGAAGGTTGAATATCTGACGGTGAAAGATCTACTTGAATTGTGGACTGGTttaaggaaaag AATTACTTCCCAATTAAAATTATGTGGAGAAGATGTAAAAGATGAGGATATGTTGGAAAAGACTCTTACAACTTTTCATGCCTCAAACTTGGTATTACAACAGCAATACCGTGAAAGGGGATTTAAAAAACATGCTGATTTGATCTCATGCTTCCTTGTGGCTGAGCAACATAACACccttttattgaaaaatcatgaaaccCATCCCCCTGGAACTGCTCCATTCCCGGAAGCGAATGTGGTAGCAGTAAATGATCAGTTTCAAACAAGACAAAATATATAG
- the LOC132029650 gene encoding uncharacterized protein LOC132029650, with translation MTQMPWIVLFISAKAELPWRTNLKAPIYKRELSLEAKFWWTIIHTRIHPTQFDNTLTPDRAVLLVAIMSKYNIDLGLLIAEEIRLRVLQPQTSLIFPCLITRLCERADIPKLKTRDKYTKAVHVSDIMKSKDEMLKEERLKAAQSTANPFATSVPVQPGSQDEPLPNTTIDFENAANIEVPPTTSGSATTAAPSTSQPETSSAGPIPPTAQPSPAAPPSGRVVTLSVETFRDYMAKTDRANE, from the coding sequence ATGACTCAAATGCCGTGGATTGTATTGTTCATCTCAGCAAAGGCAGAACTACCGTGGCGCACCAACCTAAAAGCTCCAATCTACAAAAGGGAACTATCACTGGAAGCCAAGTTTTGGTGGACCATAATCCACACCCGGATTCATCCAACTCAGTTTGATAATACACTCACCCCGGACAGAGCAGTCCTTCTAGTGGCTATAATGTCCAAATATAACATTGATCTGGGTCTCCTAATCGCTGAAGAAATTCGGTTGCGGGTATTGCAGCCCCAGACTTCCCTGATTTTTCCATGCCTCATCACCCGGTTATGCGAAAGGGCTGATATTCCTAAATTGAAAACTCGAGACAAGTACACCAAGGCAGTTCATGTATCCGACATCATGAAAAGCAAAGATGAAATGCTTAAGGAGGAAAGACTTAAGGCTGCACAGTCCACCGCTAACCCTTTTGCCACTTCAGTGCCGGTCCAGCCTGGGTCGCAGGATGAGCCCCTTCCTAACACCACCATAGATTTTGAAAATGCGGCTAATATTGAGGTGCCACCCACCACCAGTGGAAGTGCCACCACTGCAGCACCATCTACTTCTCAGCCAGAAACCTCTTCAGCCGGTCCCATACCACCAACAGCTCAGCCATCACCAGCAGCCCCACCGTCTGGGCGCGTGGTCACACTCAGTGTTGAGACATTCAGAGATTATATGGCTAAAACTGATCGGGCAAATGAATAG